A window of Gossypium hirsutum isolate 1008001.06 chromosome D13, Gossypium_hirsutum_v2.1, whole genome shotgun sequence genomic DNA:
aaaaatttcaagcCCAGGGCCTGAATAGCTTGATTTAATCTCAAATAGGATAAGGAGCTTGAGAGATGGCGATTGAAAATGTGCAGTTGTGGGTGGCAATTTCTGGTGAAGGTTGGCtgtaattgcaaaagaaaaaggcAGTTGGTTAGGCTATTAAGTTGGGTTGGGTGACTAGTGTACATGTGGTAATTTGATGTGGAGTCACCATTGAAGACACTACATGATGTTTAGGTTCCAGACTACTGTTTCTATGCCACAATCAAAAGTAAAACTAGCACATCAAGAATATTGAATCCATCAGCACCTATAAATCAACATGGAAGTGGAACATCATGACTTTCTATCAAACAACTTAAATAACTTCTAACTTGACTTGGAATTTAGAGTTTACTACTGTGGTATTTCGTGGCTATACACTGTTAAGAGATAAACTTGCTATTCACCATGTTAACCTTCATGCATAGTTATTAATGTACCATATATGACGGTTGTGTTCAAACCAGATTGGTCAAAGTCTATGTCCATGTGTTTTTGACTCaagttaaagaagaaaagatgagCGTGCTGTTATACTTTTGAAAGTGTTACAAGTGCAATCACTTTGTTAGATGGTTTTCTACGATATGAGTGATTAGATATTGGAAACAGAAACTTAGAATAGAACTCTTTGGAGAACTTTCTAATCATATTTTCAAGGCATTTGGTAATGCGTTGTCAATAAAGCATAGTTTAGTAAATTTTTGtctcaaaacatgccaaatacTTCCTCTAATGAAGTCGTCTTTTCATAGGTAACTCGCTCCATTGGTGATGATGATTTGAAGCCTGCTGTAACTGCAGAACCTGAGATAACAGAAACTGTACTTTCAGTTGAGGATGAGTTCCTGGTAATGTTGGTGAAAATTTGTACATTGTGGATGATTGTTTACAACTGGACTTGTGATCTATAAAATTGTTTGTAGATTGTACTTGTGGATGGAAGTTAATCATTCCATACATtatcactaaaaaaaattaatttttaaaaaaagttaagtaATGTGAACAATCATCCAATAACAATTATTTGTAGATTGTACTTTTAGGGCTTTCTGGCTATATCAATGAATGCACATTGTATGATAAAGATTGCTGTTAATGCCCCCATGTGGTTCCTGGATTTTGGTTTGATTGACAGGTAATGGCTAGTGATGGACTCTGGGATGTTGTGAGTGACATGGAGGTGACAAACATCATCAGAGACACGGTTAAAGAGCCGGCAATGTGCTCGAAAAGGTTGGCAACGGAAGCTGCAGAACGTGGCAGTAAAGATAACATCACAGTCATTGTTGTGTTCCTTTGTCCAGTATCCACAGCAGAGAGAGTTTACTAAGGGTGTTTTTGATTGTTTTTTGTGAATTCAATTCGCTTGAAATAAAGATGAATTAAATCGTCCATGTTATGAGCAACAGCATTTGGCCTTTAGGAGCTGGTTTTGCTTCtaaaatattcatttaatattgttatatttatttggtCGATACTTTATtctgaaataataaaattgattttaGGTCAGAACAGGTCTAAATTATTAGATTATTGGACACATAACTAAGAATTTccacaatcaaaatttaaatgCTGGTATGTGTCTTTTAAAAtgtacttcaatttttttaaaaataaataaataaatagatatgtCATCATTGTATACTTAATCTTACCAAGTAtcaaactttatattttttaggTTTGTTTTGAAGCTAGagggggttttttttttaattaaattaaggggCCGAAATCGTGCAGGTTAAAGCATGAATTGTATTAAAACAACTTtgagttaaattataaaatttttaggatAACTGAAAGAGTAATTAACCTATTTGAACTAAGAGGGGTCCAAGTCTTTGGATTTGCCCTTTCGAGTGTAAGATATTAATTTAGTGCATTTGATACAATCTGCACATGGTTAAAAAAATAGTCATTAGAAAAACTTATGTCCCAAGACATGCAACGTAAGCAACAAGAAAAGCcttcaaaaaatagataaaaacaaaCATAAGCAGATGATCAAGcaaccccccccccccaatttTCAAGAATATGGAAGagaaaaatggaaatgaaaggaAAAGTAAAACTCGAAAAATCCaaaattaactaagtaaaaaaattaatttttagattataaaatctcaaaaaaaatcaAGTGCATATCACGGTAACTCCTTTCTCATATAGCCAAGAACCCCCAAACTGGTCCaagattaattaagtaaaaatttaatttttaaattataaaatcacaAATAAAATCAAGTTTATATTATCGTAACTCATTTCTTGTATAATTATGAACCCTGAACATAGATAGTAGCTTCTTTTTTTTATACTATAAAATTAAAGGGTTGGTAGATATGTACACACTACATCTAAAGAGAGACGCTCAAATAAAGAGCTGTCACTTGCTCTCTTAAAAGTTTGAACTCGAGTAAATTTTATGAATGAACAGCCTTTAATCATTAGACTAAATACAGAAATAATTAGAattatgaataaaaaattgagaGGTGAGTTATAGAGGAGTGAAAGAGAAGTAAAACGTATATTACATAAATTCCACAATCACATTAAAGAGAAGCAAGTATAATAATTACACAATACATCCTCTACTTGTAGCAGAGTAACGAGAGGATGAACGCATGCGCACCGCTTATATGTCTGTCTCTTTCTCCTTTTCATCTTATTGTGGCTTTGTTTTATGCTGGCGCTCATTTTGCGTGGTTTCAAAACTAAGTTAATAAGAAGTTGACTTGTTGGATTTAGAAGTTGACTGATTCATCTGACTTTGCCCCAATTCgtgttttttacaaaaataataccCTTAGTTTGTTGCGCAGAAAGAGAGCCGGCAACAAATGATAGTATTCAAGAAAAGTGTTTAGAAGATGACAACAATATACATTAATTAAGGTAGCTAAAGATTTTTATGTCGTGAAAGCAGAAGGCCGGCAGCAGGGTTGTGCTTGGAGAAATATGCTGCCAAGGGAGTTGTCAAAACATTGTTTTCTGTTGCTTATGTTCTTTTTTAGCTGTCAATTTAACCAAAACGTAAAGGATGAGGTGACAAATGTCACAAACACGTTATGTGTAGTTACTATAAAAAGTCAAATGTGGGgtataatttagttaatttcaatGTCAATCTTTGGAATCTTTTgattctcaatctcaatttcaactttctAGATATTTATTTGGGTGAGCTGTGATggataaaatattacttttaccTTTTGTTTTTATGCATAAAGTTTTTAATTCTGGAAACTATTCTATTAcccttttttcatttcttttcctttttcctgGATATTCCACTACTTGTTATTGGAAGTTAATCATTCCATACATTAtcactaaaaaatttaattttaaaaaaaagttaagtaATTTTCTTTGTattggtattaaaatttttttgtccaaattaaatcTTGGGCTTAACAATTATTCACATGTTAGGCCATGAGTtaaataattgaacttaaaattatttttctaaattagatcttgaacttgacaattgttctcaCATTGAGATCTGAACTCTAGGATTTTAAGGACTAGTTTGGAAAAAAAAGAGTTCAAACCTTAATATGAGAACAATTATCAAGTTCAAGATCTAATTTAGACTaaaaaaagttcaagccccaatataaaaaaatttatcaaatttaagccctaaaatgtaatttaacccCAAACAAAAGTTCATCATCAACAATACAACAACATGATTGATACTTCCAAAGAcgtaaaattgttttaattttttatttatcatgaATAATTACCCTCAGTTTTCTCGTCCTTAAAGCTAGCAAACCATTTGATCAGTCCTCTTTATAAGCAGTTGATACTTGTTATTCTGAATCTTACTCCCAATTTTCTTGCCATTTTCGATCCTttgcccccccccccaaaaaaaatggGTGCCGAAGTTGAAGTTAAAGATGAAGAATCAATCACCAAATTGTCCACAAAATCAAGATTCAGATACAATTCCCCACTTGTTCAAGTCTCCCTTATAGGCCTAGTATGTTTTTGTTGCCCTGGAATGTTCAACGCCTTATCTGGTATGGGAGGAGGAGGCCAAGTCAATCGAACTGCCACCAACAACGCTAACACCGCCCTTTACACCACTTTCGCCGTGTTTGGTATCTTAGGTGGTGGCATTTACAACATCCTCGGACCCCATCTTACCCTTGCTGCCGGTTGTAGCACTTATGTCTTATACGCTGGTTCTTTGCTTTATTACAACCACCAACCACACCAAGGTTTTGTTATCATTGCTGGTGCTTTACTGGGTATTGGAGCTGGTCTTCTTTGGGCTTGTGAAGGTGCTATTATGACTAGTTATCCTCCACCAAATCGGAAAGGCACTTATATTTCCTTGTTTTGGAGTATATTCAACATGGGTGGTGTCATTGGTGGATTGGTTCCTTTTATTCTGAATTACCATAGAAACGAAGCAGCTTCTGTGAATGATGCTACTTATATTGGCTTCATGTGCTTTATGTCAGCAGGAACTCTTCTTTCTTTTGCTATTTTGCCACCTAACCGTGTTGTTCGTGATGATGGTACACGTTGTACCGATGTTAAGTACTCTAGTGTCTCTAAAGAAGCAACTGAGGTCCTTCAATTGTTTACTAATTGGAAAATGTTGCTTATTGTCCCTGCTGCTTGGGCTAGTAATTTCTTTTATACTTATCAGTTTAATAATGTGAATGCTGTTCTTTTTAATCTTAGAACTAGAGGGTTAAACAATGTGTTTTATTGGGGGGCACAAATGTTAGGTTCTATTGGGATTGGTTACATTTTGGATTTTAGTTTCCAAAGCAGGAGGATGAGGGGTTTTGTTGGGATTAGTGTTGTTGCTTTGCTTGGTACTGCAATTTGGGGTGGTGGTCTTGCCAATCAGCTTCCTTATTCGCATGATCGTCCTCAAAGTGAAAAGTTGGATTTCAAGGACTCTTCTTTTGCTGGTCCTTTTGTTTTGTACTTTAGCTATGGATTGCTTGATGCCATGTTTCAAAGCATGGTTTATTGGGTTATAGGAGCCTTAGCTGATGATTCACAGACACTCAGCAGGTAGTGCTCTTTTCTTCATTACATGTTCTTTCGGTATCCATCCATTTTTTACTTACGTTTGATGTCTCTTAATAATATTGCAGATATAGTGGATTCTATAAGGGAGTACAAAGTGCAGGAGCAGCAGTTGCTTGGCAAGTTGATACACACAAGGTTCCGTTCCTTTCCCAGTTGATTGTGAATTGGTCACTCACTACTATAAGTTATCCATTGCTGGTGCTTCTAGTTATGCTAGCTGTAAAGGATGATAACAAGACTGAAGATGAAATTGTAAATGAGGCTCCTGTTCCATCTTCTAATAAAGATATCAACAGTACTGCCATCTCTACTTAGCTGTTATTTGTTTTGTTTGTCTTTTCTCCCACGTTCCTGCCCTAAATGGAGCATCTTGTCTTTTTACAACAGTTGTTATGTTTACGTTACCACGCCATTATTGTCTCCATTAAAAGGAAATTTAAGTTAAATGCTACTGTGCAGAGCTTTCTTCACTTAATGGAATTCAACACTTTTCTCTCCATTTCTTCATAAATATCTGATGAATTTCAAGGCAAAATATCCCATTTTCCTGGATTTAAAGTTCTAGGTAgcatttgataataataataataataaaaagttctAGGTAGCAGATATTTACAACAAAATATCCCAGAAGTTCTCTCCATTTCCACAGTAAGCCTTTAATGGCCTATAAAACTTGAAAGTAAGTCCTAGAAATCCTATTATAACCAAAAAAACAGTAAAAGAGCTCCATGGAGAGGGGTTAGAAACATGATGCCTGAAAACTCATAGGGACATGAGAGTGCGAAGATCATCTATCGTGACTTCTTTCCGATGCTTAGGGCCCTTCCTTCCAAAAGCTTCTGTTGCTAGTTTCTTTTTCCTCTCTTGCAACTCCAATACCCTCTCTTCAATGCTGTTTCGAGCAATCAGCCTCACAATCTTTACATCTTCCTTCTGCCCGATACGATGAACCCTATCCATAGCCTGTTCCTCAACAGCTGGGTTCCACCATGGTTCTATCAAGTAAACTCTAGAAGCAGCTGTAAGGTTGATACCTGCACCTGAAGCCTTGAGACTTGCAAGCAAAACTGTCGGCCCATCTAGTCCTGGAACTTGGAACTCTTCAATCACTTGAGctctcttttttgcattcattgaTCCATCTAAACGCAATATCTTAAAACCAGCATTTGTCAGCGGCTTTTCAAGTAGTAGCAACATAGTTCGGAACTGAGAGAAAACAACTGACTTTGTAGCTGGCTTTTGATCTCTTGACTCCCGAAGGAGGCTTAGTAGAGCAGATACTTTCGATGATGTGGGGTTCCTTGATGATATTTCAGTGTGATCAGCTTCAGAAGATTTTGGAGGGGCTGAAAAGAGATCAGACTGAGATAAGGGTTGACGACACAAAGGGCAGCATGGCTTCGTACGCTGTAGGGTTTTAAGGATGCAGGATCGGCAAAAGATATGGGCACAACGTGTAATTACTACATCAACAGGAAGAGAGATGCAAATAGGACAGTCGAAATCCTCGCCATCTTGTAGCATCACAACCATCTTTTTTAGCAACTCTGGGTTGTTGgatacatctgtttcaaatttatatacatgtCATAAGTGAACTATAACAACAATCGTCAGCATGCTAGAAAATAGTTCCACCTTGTACCATGATGCTGAAACATTTCTATAAAAATGAGAACAGTGAACAATCTGAAGAACAACACGGCAATATCCATTAGAAGAACAATACTAGCATGCCCAGAAGCAAAGTATCAAGAGGCTGAATATACACTGACTGACCTAATACACAGCTCTACCAGCAAGCAGGCAGCAGAATACGATCAGATCCCCAGTAAGTGCAGAAAGAGGTGAACCTCTAAAAGCACTGATAATTCTCTGAATCCATAAATTTATAATGTTCTAAAATTCCATTGCCATTCATTTTCTTAAACATAAGCTAAAGAAATTTTTCCTGGGTTGCAAAATCATTAAAACAATCTTTCACCAGAAAAATATCCAGTATATAATGTTACCAACATCAAAATCACTGTTCATCGTACTCTGGGACAAGTCCTGACAAACTACTTATCCTAACTAACCACTCTTAACAAGTCCATAAATGACATCCTCTTAAACTTTGATAAACCCAGGTAACAGACAAAAAGGAATTAAGATTACTTATCAGGGCAAACAACATCTTTTAACCTTCTGAACTACTATCACATTCCATCTTAGCTGCCTGAGGATTTCCTTTATCATGAAGCCTAGACCCTAATGTCCTTAGAACCATAATTTTTCTTTACAAGCTAACTTATGACACCTACTGAAGCATCATATACTACATATTTGTGTCTCACACACAAA
This region includes:
- the LOC107935539 gene encoding UNC93-like protein 1; translated protein: MGAEVEVKDEESITKLSTKSRFRYNSPLVQVSLIGLVCFCCPGMFNALSGMGGGGQVNRTATNNANTALYTTFAVFGILGGGIYNILGPHLTLAAGCSTYVLYAGSLLYYNHQPHQGFVIIAGALLGIGAGLLWACEGAIMTSYPPPNRKGTYISLFWSIFNMGGVIGGLVPFILNYHRNEAASVNDATYIGFMCFMSAGTLLSFAILPPNRVVRDDGTRCTDVKYSSVSKEATEVLQLFTNWKMLLIVPAAWASNFFYTYQFNNVNAVLFNLRTRGLNNVFYWGAQMLGSIGIGYILDFSFQSRRMRGFVGISVVALLGTAIWGGGLANQLPYSHDRPQSEKLDFKDSSFAGPFVLYFSYGLLDAMFQSMVYWVIGALADDSQTLSRYSGFYKGVQSAGAAVAWQVDTHKVPFLSQLIVNWSLTTISYPLLVLLVMLAVKDDNKTEDEIVNEAPVPSSNKDINSTAIST